The Lysobacter gummosus genome includes a region encoding these proteins:
- a CDS encoding ABC transporter permease subunit, with protein MRAHPLARLLASRLLEAAITLWLLATLCFALLRAAPGGPFDTEKAAPPEVQAVLDAQYRLDQSLPMQYLGWLGDALRGDLGPSFQYPDYTVNQLIANALPVSALNGGIALLLALLFGVSLGVWAALRAGGWTDRLLMFVAGLGLAIPKFVVAPLLVLLFAVTLHWLPAGGWGEWDNVVLPAIALALPNIAYCARLTRASMLDVLSAEYLQAARSRGLSETRLLFAHALKPALLPVVAWLSPALINVVTGSAVVEQVFGIPGMGRYFVQGALNRDYTLVLGVVLVIGALIVAINVAVDALRGWMDPRLEQGMGN; from the coding sequence ATGCGCGCCCATCCGCTCGCACGCCTGCTCGCTTCGCGCCTGCTGGAAGCGGCGATCACCCTGTGGCTGCTGGCCACGCTGTGCTTCGCGCTGCTGCGCGCGGCGCCGGGCGGGCCGTTCGACACGGAAAAAGCCGCGCCGCCGGAAGTGCAGGCGGTGCTCGATGCGCAGTACCGCCTGGATCAGTCCCTGCCGATGCAATACCTGGGCTGGCTCGGCGACGCGCTGCGCGGCGACCTCGGGCCGTCGTTCCAGTATCCGGACTATACGGTCAATCAGCTGATCGCCAACGCCTTGCCGGTGTCCGCGCTCAACGGCGGCATCGCCCTGCTGCTGGCGCTGCTGTTCGGCGTGAGCCTGGGCGTGTGGGCGGCGTTGCGCGCCGGCGGCTGGACCGACCGATTGCTGATGTTCGTCGCCGGGCTGGGCCTGGCGATCCCGAAATTCGTGGTCGCCCCGCTCCTGGTGCTGCTGTTCGCGGTGACCCTGCACTGGCTGCCGGCCGGCGGCTGGGGCGAATGGGACAACGTGGTGCTGCCGGCGATCGCGCTGGCGCTGCCCAACATCGCCTATTGCGCGCGGCTGACCCGCGCCTCGATGCTCGACGTGCTGTCGGCCGAGTACCTGCAGGCCGCGCGCTCGCGCGGCCTGTCGGAAACCCGGCTGCTGTTCGCGCACGCGCTCAAGCCGGCGCTGTTGCCGGTGGTGGCGTGGCTGTCGCCGGCGCTGATCAACGTCGTCACCGGCTCGGCCGTGGTCGAGCAGGTCTTCGGCATCCCCGGCATGGGCCGCTACTTCGTCCAGGGCGCGCTCAACCGCGACTACACCCTGGTGCTGGGCGTGGTGCTGGTGATCGGCGCGCTGATCGTGGCGATCAACGTGGCGGTGGATGCGTTGCGGGGGTGGATGGATCCCAGGTTGGAGCAGGGAATGGGAAATTAG
- a CDS encoding peptide ABC transporter substrate-binding protein, whose protein sequence is MRRTTSVLQRYGSALLLALVAPAVPAQTAAAQLERGNGPEPSTLDAHRCQEVACGNVLRDLYEGLVTEDAQGRLVPGMARSWTVSADGRTWTFTLRERLRWSNGEALDAAQILASFRRAFAPATAAPFGELFDALDNAQAVQAGRLPPERLGVAAPDAHTVVFTLNRAASLPALLTLPIAFPVYLPAVTQYGAQHTQPGRLVSNGAYRLRAWTPQANLLVEKNPQFHDAAAVAIERVRFHVTEDAAAELQRFAAGDLHITEVVPPQPLAALRRRFGAQLRLSPYVGAFWLGLNLTKPPFRDGVCAAPPCDDKALALRRALALAVDRDKLTRYVTGLGETPAYGIVPPGIAGYTPAAMPWAKLTQAQREQRALALYRHAGYSNDNPLVIELRYNTSTPHRRLALAVAAMWRQTLGVQVRLRNEEWKVFVQNRKQRAITQVFRGGWIGDLPDARNFLAAFGSDGPLNWMGYDDAGYRQRLARADGAHSEAARNAWLRAAEQRLLNDNAAIPLYFYTSKHLVSERVRGFQANALDRHASRWLSLSP, encoded by the coding sequence TTGCGCCGAACAACGTCCGTCCTGCAACGCTATGGTTCGGCCCTGCTACTGGCGCTGGTGGCGCCCGCCGTGCCTGCGCAGACGGCCGCGGCGCAACTGGAACGCGGCAACGGCCCGGAACCGAGCACGCTGGACGCGCACCGCTGCCAGGAAGTGGCCTGCGGCAATGTCCTGCGGGATCTGTACGAGGGGCTGGTCACCGAGGACGCGCAAGGGCGGCTGGTGCCGGGCATGGCGCGTAGCTGGACGGTGTCGGCCGACGGCCGCACCTGGACCTTCACCCTGCGCGAGCGCCTGCGCTGGAGCAACGGCGAAGCGCTGGACGCGGCGCAGATCCTGGCCAGCTTCCGCCGCGCGTTCGCGCCGGCCACCGCCGCGCCGTTCGGGGAATTGTTCGATGCGCTCGACAACGCCCAGGCGGTGCAGGCCGGCCGCTTGCCGCCCGAGCGCCTGGGCGTGGCCGCGCCCGACGCGCATACCGTGGTGTTCACCCTCAACCGCGCCGCCTCGCTGCCGGCGCTGCTGACCTTGCCGATCGCCTTCCCGGTGTATCTGCCGGCGGTGACGCAATACGGCGCGCAGCACACGCAGCCGGGCCGGCTGGTGTCCAACGGCGCCTACCGGCTGCGGGCGTGGACGCCGCAGGCGAATCTGCTGGTCGAAAAGAATCCGCAATTCCACGACGCCGCCGCGGTGGCGATCGAACGCGTGCGCTTCCACGTCACCGAGGACGCCGCCGCCGAACTGCAGCGCTTCGCCGCCGGCGATCTGCATATCACCGAAGTCGTGCCGCCGCAGCCGTTGGCCGCGCTGCGCCGGCGCTTCGGCGCGCAGTTGCGGCTGTCGCCGTATGTCGGCGCGTTCTGGCTTGGCCTCAATCTGACCAAGCCGCCGTTCCGCGACGGCGTGTGCGCCGCGCCGCCGTGCGACGACAAGGCGCTGGCGCTGCGCCGCGCGCTGGCGCTGGCGGTCGATCGCGACAAGCTCACCCGCTATGTCACCGGCCTGGGCGAAACCCCGGCCTACGGCATCGTGCCGCCGGGCATCGCCGGCTACACGCCCGCGGCGATGCCGTGGGCGAAGCTGACGCAAGCCCAGCGCGAGCAGCGCGCGCTCGCGCTGTACCGCCATGCCGGTTATTCGAACGACAATCCGTTGGTGATCGAACTGCGCTACAACACCTCCACCCCGCACCGGCGGCTCGCGCTCGCGGTCGCGGCGATGTGGCGGCAGACGCTCGGCGTGCAGGTACGGTTGCGCAACGAGGAATGGAAGGTGTTCGTGCAGAACCGCAAGCAGCGCGCGATCACCCAGGTGTTCCGCGGCGGCTGGATCGGCGATCTGCCCGACGCGCGCAATTTCCTCGCCGCCTTCGGCAGCGACGGCCCGTTGAACTGGATGGGCTACGACGACGCCGGTTATCGCCAGCGCCTGGCCCGGGCCGACGGCGCGCATTCGGAAGCCGCGCGCAACGCCTGGCTGCGCGCCGCCGAGCAGCGCCTGCTCAACGACAACGCGGCGATTCCCTTGTACTTCTACACCTCCAAACACCTGGTTTCCGAACGCGTGCGCGGCTTCCAGGCCAATGCATTGGACCGCCACGCCAGCCGCTGGTTGAGCCTGTCGCCATGA
- a CDS encoding DMT family transporter, with protein MAAASTCLALLGLLSRYTRGLPPELVTWLRFMIPGLALIALARREDWRAVWSLADRPGWVRAVCVVVSQGCFVLAAMRGDLLHAVLLYNTGPLFIPLIAWLWLGERLRPAAIAGLIAGFLGVLVVLRPDARGLDGNSLVSLFGGFAMAASQVLFYRSAQHQPPFRNQFKLYLQASLVGLPLALFGLTHLPAQPFAAEPPWVLILALIGMATCSLGSQSLRDLAYRGMGNASTLAPLMYVAVPVSAALDWLLFGHAARASTLIGAALVIAGAVMALRSGARTKLR; from the coding sequence ATGGCCGCCGCTTCGACCTGCCTGGCCCTGCTCGGCCTGCTCAGCCGCTACACCCGCGGCCTGCCGCCGGAGCTGGTGACCTGGCTGCGCTTCATGATTCCGGGCCTGGCGCTGATCGCGCTGGCGCGGCGCGAGGACTGGCGCGCGGTGTGGTCGCTGGCCGATCGGCCGGGCTGGGTGCGCGCGGTGTGCGTGGTCGTCTCGCAGGGCTGCTTCGTGCTCGCGGCGATGCGCGGCGACCTGCTGCACGCGGTGCTGCTCTACAACACCGGGCCCTTGTTCATTCCGCTGATCGCGTGGCTATGGCTGGGCGAACGCCTGCGTCCGGCGGCGATCGCCGGGCTGATCGCCGGCTTCCTCGGCGTGCTGGTGGTGCTGCGTCCGGATGCGCGCGGCCTCGACGGCAATTCGCTGGTGTCGCTGTTCGGCGGCTTCGCGATGGCGGCCTCGCAGGTGCTGTTTTATCGCAGCGCCCAGCATCAGCCGCCGTTTCGCAATCAGTTCAAGTTGTATCTGCAGGCGTCGCTGGTCGGATTGCCGTTGGCGCTGTTCGGACTGACGCATCTGCCGGCGCAGCCGTTCGCGGCCGAGCCGCCTTGGGTGCTGATCTTGGCCTTGATCGGCATGGCGACGTGCAGCCTGGGCAGTCAGTCGTTGCGCGATCTGGCTTATCGCGGCATGGGCAATGCTTCGACGCTGGCGCCGTTGATGTACGTGGCGGTGCCGGTCAGCGCTGCGCTGGACTGGCTGTTGTTCGGGCACGCGGCGCGTGCTTCGACCTTGATCGGCGCGGCTTTGGTTATTGCGGGCGCGGTGATGGCGCTGCGTAGCGGGGCCAGGACTAAGCTGAGGTGA
- a CDS encoding LacI family DNA-binding transcriptional regulator, with the protein MRRKSKATSVDIAHLAGVSQATVSRVLSGSPLVNAETRKRVEAVVRELNYKVDRHASSLRRQRSGTLAMLLFEDPTPDESHINPFFLSMLGSITRACARHGQDLLISFQQLSDDWAGDYEDSMKADGLILLGYGDYLAYQGKLQKLVEQGTRFVRWGAVLPDQPGLSIGCENIGGGHQAGSHLVALGRKRVAFLGDASSHYPEFLDRFIGCERALAGAGLVLDRALQVDAESSEDAGHDAARELISRGLAFDAVFAASDLIALGAMRALTEHGLRVPEDVSVIGFDDIPMARFAHPPLTTIFQDTKQAGELLVDTLMRLVRGEEAESIRLPTALVVRKSCGAE; encoded by the coding sequence ATGCGCAGAAAGTCGAAAGCGACCTCGGTCGATATCGCCCACCTGGCCGGCGTGTCCCAGGCCACCGTGTCGCGCGTGCTCAGCGGCAGTCCGCTGGTCAACGCCGAAACCCGCAAGCGCGTGGAAGCGGTGGTGCGCGAGCTCAACTACAAGGTCGATCGCCACGCCTCCAGCCTGCGCCGCCAGCGCTCGGGCACCCTGGCGATGCTGTTGTTCGAAGACCCGACACCGGACGAGTCGCACATCAACCCGTTCTTCCTGTCGATGCTCGGCTCGATCACCCGCGCCTGCGCGCGCCACGGCCAGGACCTGCTGATCTCGTTCCAGCAGTTGTCCGACGACTGGGCCGGCGACTACGAGGACAGCATGAAGGCCGACGGCCTGATCCTGCTCGGCTACGGCGATTACCTGGCCTATCAGGGCAAGCTGCAGAAACTGGTCGAGCAAGGCACGCGCTTCGTCCGCTGGGGCGCGGTCCTGCCCGATCAGCCGGGGCTGTCGATCGGCTGCGAAAACATCGGCGGCGGGCATCAGGCCGGATCGCATCTGGTCGCGCTGGGCCGCAAGCGCGTGGCGTTTCTGGGCGACGCTTCCAGCCATTACCCGGAATTCCTCGACCGTTTCATCGGCTGCGAGCGCGCGCTGGCCGGCGCGGGGCTGGTCCTGGACCGCGCATTGCAGGTGGATGCGGAAAGCTCCGAAGACGCCGGCCACGACGCCGCACGCGAATTGATCTCGCGCGGGTTGGCTTTCGATGCGGTCTTCGCCGCCAGCGACTTGATCGCGCTTGGGGCGATGCGTGCGTTGACCGAGCACGGGCTGCGCGTGCCTGAGGATGTCTCGGTAATTGGTTTCGACGATATTCCGATGGCGCGGTTCGCGCATCCGCCGCTGACGACGATTTTTCAGGACACCAAGCAGGCCGGGGAGCTGCTGGTGGATACGCTGATGCGTCTGGTGCGGGGGGAGGAGGCGGAAAGTATTCGGTTGCCTACGGCGTTGGTGGTGCGTAAGTCGTGTGGGGCTGAGTAG
- a CDS encoding glutamate--cysteine ligase, which produces MSGPSQVKDLEIPDIKGGARAVLVDYLASGARPESDWKIGTEHEKFGFRTDDLRPPTFDGERGIEALLKGLTQFGWAPVEEKGRVIALTRDEASVSLEPAGQLELSGAPLATLHDTCVEAATHLREVRTVAEPMGLGFLGMGFQPKWRRDEMPWMPKGRYKIMREYMPKVGDLGLDMMTRTSTVQVNLDVRDEADMVKKFRVSLALQPIATALFADSPFTEGKPNGYMSYRSHIWTDTDADRTGLLDFVFEDGFGYERYVDYLLDVPMYFVYRDGEYIDAAGQSFRDYLDGKLPAYPNQRPTLKDWADHTTTAFPEVRLKKYLEMRGADSGPWNRICALSAFWVGLLYDADALDAAWDLVLDFSPAERHALRDGVPRHGFQLPFRDGKVLDLARRALEISAHGLKRRARLNHLGADESIYLEPLTEFVAMGKSPAERKLELFHGAWGGSVDPVFKEFAY; this is translated from the coding sequence GTGTCCGGTCCCAGCCAGGTCAAGGATCTAGAAATTCCCGACATCAAGGGCGGCGCGCGCGCCGTGCTGGTCGATTACCTGGCCTCGGGCGCGCGCCCGGAGTCGGATTGGAAGATCGGTACCGAGCACGAGAAGTTCGGCTTCCGCACCGACGATCTGCGTCCGCCCACCTTCGACGGCGAGCGCGGCATCGAGGCCTTGCTGAAGGGCCTGACCCAGTTCGGCTGGGCGCCGGTGGAAGAAAAGGGCCGGGTGATCGCGCTGACCCGCGACGAGGCCTCGGTATCGCTTGAGCCGGCCGGCCAGCTGGAATTGTCCGGCGCCCCGCTGGCGACCCTGCACGACACCTGCGTGGAGGCGGCCACCCATCTGCGCGAAGTGCGCACCGTGGCCGAGCCGATGGGGCTGGGCTTCCTCGGCATGGGCTTCCAGCCCAAGTGGCGCCGCGACGAAATGCCGTGGATGCCCAAGGGCCGCTACAAGATCATGCGCGAGTACATGCCCAAGGTCGGCGACCTCGGCCTGGACATGATGACCCGCACCAGCACCGTGCAGGTCAACCTGGACGTGCGCGACGAAGCGGACATGGTGAAGAAATTCCGCGTCTCGCTGGCCTTGCAGCCGATCGCGACGGCGCTGTTCGCCGACTCGCCGTTCACCGAAGGCAAGCCGAACGGCTACATGTCGTACCGCTCGCACATCTGGACCGACACCGACGCCGACCGCACCGGTCTGCTCGACTTCGTGTTCGAAGACGGCTTCGGTTACGAGCGCTACGTCGATTACCTGCTCGACGTGCCGATGTACTTCGTTTACCGCGACGGCGAATACATCGACGCCGCCGGCCAGTCGTTCCGCGATTACCTCGACGGCAAGCTGCCGGCGTATCCGAACCAGCGCCCGACCTTGAAGGACTGGGCCGACCACACCACCACCGCGTTTCCGGAAGTGCGTTTGAAGAAGTATCTGGAAATGCGCGGCGCCGACTCGGGCCCGTGGAACCGGATCTGCGCGCTGTCTGCGTTCTGGGTCGGTCTGTTGTACGACGCCGATGCGCTGGATGCGGCCTGGGATCTGGTGCTGGACTTCAGTCCGGCCGAACGCCACGCCTTGCGCGACGGCGTGCCCAGGCACGGATTCCAGCTGCCGTTCCGCGACGGCAAGGTGCTGGACCTGGCGCGCCGCGCGCTGGAGATTTCCGCGCACGGCTTGAAGCGCCGCGCGCGCTTGAACCACCTCGGCGCCGATGAGTCGATCTACCTGGAACCGTTGACCGAGTTCGTGGCGATGGGCAAGAGCCCGGCCGAGCGCAAGCTCGAGCTGTTCCATGGCGCTTGGGGCGGGAGCGTGGATCCGGTGTTCAAGGAATTTGCGTACTGA
- a CDS encoding LysR family transcriptional regulator, producing the protein MTTDTPSPRRLPPLRALQAFAAVVRYDGMRRAAERMHLSHAALSQHVQHLEEAFGLRLLDRSGGRARPTPLGREYGEALIAGFEQIEAATARLRLRGDESRRLVLGAPTSLSVSLLLPRIDEFSAQAGFDLQLFCPASAPDLAQARVHALLMHGDPRAQGLQGELLFEQALVPVASPELIARMDSQRWWLEPAPGVRVLHVVSEGWRQDWPAWFGDDLAAWPLPQLSLSSPMPAISAALAGQGIALLYPRLIAGRLASGELQVLASPRPGPVKRLYLAWLPEAGGGARLGWVRDWLLGLLRGEAAG; encoded by the coding sequence ATGACCACAGACACCCCCTCGCCCCGCCGCCTGCCGCCGCTGCGCGCCCTGCAGGCCTTCGCCGCCGTCGTGCGCTACGACGGCATGCGCCGCGCCGCCGAGCGCATGCACCTCAGCCACGCCGCGCTGAGCCAGCACGTGCAGCACCTGGAGGAAGCCTTCGGCCTGCGCCTGCTCGATCGCAGCGGCGGACGCGCGCGGCCGACCCCGCTGGGACGCGAGTACGGCGAGGCGCTGATCGCCGGCTTCGAACAGATCGAAGCGGCGACCGCGCGCCTGCGCCTGCGCGGCGACGAAAGCCGGCGGCTGGTGCTGGGCGCGCCGACCAGCCTCAGCGTCAGCCTGCTGTTGCCGCGGATCGACGAATTCTCCGCCCAGGCCGGCTTCGATCTGCAGTTGTTCTGCCCGGCCTCCGCGCCGGATCTGGCCCAGGCGCGCGTGCACGCGCTGCTGATGCACGGCGATCCGCGCGCGCAGGGATTGCAGGGCGAGTTGCTGTTCGAACAGGCGCTGGTGCCGGTGGCATCGCCCGAGTTGATCGCGCGGATGGATTCGCAACGCTGGTGGCTCGAACCGGCGCCCGGCGTGCGCGTGTTGCATGTGGTCAGCGAAGGTTGGCGTCAGGATTGGCCGGCGTGGTTCGGCGACGACCTCGCGGCGTGGCCGCTGCCGCAGCTGAGCCTGTCTTCGCCGATGCCGGCGATCAGCGCGGCGCTGGCCGGGCAGGGCATCGCTTTGTTGTATCCGCGGTTGATCGCCGGGCGGCTGGCCAGTGGCGAATTGCAGGTGCTGGCCTCGCCGCGGCCGGGGCCGGTGAAGCGCTTGTATCTGGCGTGGTTGCCCGAAGCCGGCGGCGGCGCGCGGCTGGGGTGGGTGCGCGATTGGTTGTTGGGGTTGTTGCGGGGCGAGGCGGCTGGCTGA
- a CDS encoding VIT1/CCC1 transporter family protein gives MTPSSTPPSARSGDPQPHRSERVGWLRAAVLGANDGIVSIAGLVVGVAASGADSAAILTSGIAGTVAGAMSMAAGEYVSVQSQADTERADIAVEQRELDDDPQSELQELARIYEQRGLTPELAREVARQLSDHDALASHARDELGITDTLRARPVQAALTSAAAFVSGAALPIAAVLLAPAGQTETVAIPATLIGLSISGALAAWTGGAPVLRGALRVAFWGALAMAAATVVGRLFDVQV, from the coding sequence ATGACCCCATCTTCGACCCCACCGTCTGCGCGCAGCGGCGATCCGCAGCCGCATCGCTCCGAACGCGTGGGCTGGCTGCGCGCGGCGGTGCTCGGCGCCAACGACGGCATCGTCTCCATCGCCGGCCTGGTGGTCGGCGTCGCCGCGAGCGGCGCCGACAGCGCGGCGATCCTGACCAGCGGCATCGCCGGCACCGTCGCCGGAGCGATGTCGATGGCGGCCGGCGAATACGTCTCGGTGCAATCGCAGGCCGACACCGAGCGCGCCGACATCGCGGTGGAACAGCGCGAACTCGACGACGATCCGCAGAGCGAACTGCAGGAGCTGGCGCGCATCTACGAACAACGCGGCCTCACGCCCGAGCTGGCGCGCGAAGTGGCGCGCCAGCTCAGCGACCACGATGCGCTCGCCAGCCACGCGCGCGACGAACTGGGCATCACCGACACCTTGCGCGCGCGGCCGGTGCAGGCGGCGCTGACCTCGGCGGCGGCGTTCGTCAGCGGCGCGGCGCTGCCGATCGCCGCGGTGCTGCTGGCGCCGGCTGGACAGACCGAAACCGTGGCGATACCGGCCACGTTGATCGGCCTGTCGATCTCCGGCGCGCTCGCGGCCTGGACCGGCGGCGCGCCGGTGCTGCGCGGCGCGTTGCGGGTGGCGTTCTGGGGCGCGCTGGCGATGGCCGCGGCGACCGTGGTCGGACGCTTGTTCGACGTGCAGGTCTGA
- a CDS encoding MFS transporter — MTDSRDSAVPHRKPQLSFWQIWNMCFGFLGIQFGFALQNANVSRIFQTLGAPIDDIPMLWIAAPLTGLIVQPIVGYLSDRTWTGLGRRRPYFLVGAALATLALLAMPNSPSLWIAAGLLWMLDASINISMEPFRAFVGDQLPQQQRASGYAMQSFFIGVGSVVASLLPFALAHFGVGNTAGPGEVPDTVRYAFYFGGAVLLLSVGWTVLRTREYPPRELLAFDEAPPPPPRDRDRVRCLLLGASWMVVGGICATTISMMALDRQLYVLAALIAAFGLALVIRGLVRDGGGFATVMDDLGAMPPTMLRLALVQFFSWFALFAMWIYTTPAVTQLHYHSSDTASAAYNEGANWVGVLFAAYNGFAALAAIMIPPMTRRWGLRRSHLFNVALGGAGLISIALIRDPQWLLLSMLGVGFAWASILSLPYAMLSDSVPAAKMGVFMGIFNFFIVIPQLVAASLLGFLVKHAFGGHPAAALVIGGISLFIAGLCVLWVREPGTETRA, encoded by the coding sequence ATGACCGATAGCCGCGACTCCGCCGTCCCGCACCGCAAGCCGCAACTGTCGTTCTGGCAGATCTGGAACATGTGCTTCGGCTTCCTCGGCATCCAGTTCGGCTTCGCCCTGCAGAACGCCAATGTCAGCCGCATCTTCCAGACCCTGGGCGCGCCGATCGACGACATCCCGATGCTGTGGATCGCCGCGCCGCTGACCGGCCTGATCGTGCAACCCATCGTCGGTTATCTGTCCGACCGCACCTGGACCGGGCTCGGCCGGCGCCGTCCGTATTTTCTCGTTGGCGCCGCGCTGGCCACGCTCGCGCTGCTGGCGATGCCCAATTCGCCCTCGCTGTGGATCGCCGCCGGCCTGCTGTGGATGCTCGACGCCTCCATCAACATCTCGATGGAGCCCTTCCGCGCTTTCGTCGGCGACCAACTGCCGCAACAGCAGCGCGCGAGCGGCTACGCGATGCAGAGTTTCTTCATCGGCGTGGGCTCGGTGGTCGCGAGCCTGCTGCCGTTTGCGCTGGCGCATTTCGGCGTGGGCAATACCGCCGGCCCCGGCGAAGTGCCGGACACCGTGCGCTACGCGTTCTACTTCGGCGGCGCGGTGCTGCTGCTGTCGGTCGGTTGGACGGTGCTGCGCACGCGCGAGTATCCGCCGCGGGAATTGCTCGCCTTCGACGAAGCGCCGCCGCCGCCGCCGCGCGACCGCGACCGCGTGCGCTGTCTGCTGCTGGGCGCGTCGTGGATGGTGGTCGGCGGCATCTGCGCGACCACGATCTCGATGATGGCGCTGGATCGCCAGCTGTACGTGCTGGCCGCGCTGATCGCCGCGTTCGGCCTGGCCTTGGTTATCCGCGGCCTGGTCCGCGACGGCGGTGGCTTCGCCACGGTCATGGACGATCTGGGCGCGATGCCGCCGACCATGCTGCGCCTGGCGCTGGTGCAGTTCTTCTCGTGGTTCGCCTTGTTCGCGATGTGGATCTACACCACGCCGGCGGTCACGCAACTGCATTACCACAGCAGCGACACCGCCTCGGCGGCGTATAACGAAGGCGCCAACTGGGTCGGGGTGCTGTTCGCCGCCTACAACGGCTTCGCCGCGCTCGCCGCCATCATGATTCCGCCGATGACGCGGCGCTGGGGCCTGCGCCGCAGCCATTTGTTCAACGTCGCCCTCGGCGGCGCCGGCCTGATCTCGATCGCGCTGATCCGCGACCCGCAATGGTTGCTGCTGTCGATGCTGGGCGTCGGCTTCGCCTGGGCCTCGATCCTGTCGCTGCCCTACGCGATGCTGTCCGACAGCGTGCCGGCGGCGAAGATGGGCGTGTTCATGGGCATCTTCAATTTCTTCATCGTGATCCCGCAATTGGTCGCGGCCAGTCTGCTCGGGTTCCTGGTCAAGCACGCCTTCGGCGGGCATCCGGCGGCGGCGCTGGTGATCGGCGGCATCAGTCTGTTCATCGCCGGCCTGTGCGTGCTGTGGGTGCGCGAGCCCGGCACGGAGACGCGGGCGTGA
- a CDS encoding alpha-amylase family glycosyl hydrolase: MRALPVVALALALCGCAQATRGTAPSRDYYGTLEPMASDAVYFVVTDRFVNGDTGNDHRDQGGPDPATRSFDRPVPGAPKGESDNIGYLGGDFKGLLDNADYIRDMGFGAVWLTPIVDNPDEAFTGGDAVTWGGAFQDRGKTGYHGYWGVDFYRLDEHLPSRDLDFAGLTAGLKRHGLKTVLDIVANHGSPSFTMPRDQPKYGEIYRDGVLVADHQNLPPEKLDPAHNPLHRFFHNEKDLVQLSNIDDTHPAVLDYFVGAYSQWIDQGADAFRIDTIRHMPPAFWKQFADRIRAKRPGFFMFGEAFDYKAENIAPFTWASNGGVSVLDFPLKQRMAEVFGRGRGDFALLSDRLYLTDGPYANPYELMTFYDNHDMPRLDASDAGFIDANNWLFTARGIPVIYYGSEVGFERGKAEHAGNRNYFGQQRIEAAREHPIRAALKRIAKVRETTPALQRGLHLNVVMQGDRAAFYRVYEHGGQSQIALVLLNKGDAAADFEVREYLQAGRWRAALGGSEVEVGEGAGGVLKATVAAHGVEVFVLDAPVVRGDLVTALDRAMARARRR; the protein is encoded by the coding sequence GTGAGGGCTTTGCCGGTCGTCGCCCTGGCGCTGGCGTTGTGCGGTTGCGCGCAGGCCACGCGCGGCACGGCGCCGTCGCGCGATTACTACGGCACGCTGGAGCCGATGGCCAGCGACGCGGTGTACTTCGTCGTCACCGATCGCTTCGTCAACGGCGACACCGGCAACGATCATCGCGATCAGGGCGGGCCGGATCCGGCCACGCGCAGCTTCGACCGGCCCGTGCCCGGCGCGCCGAAGGGCGAGAGCGACAACATCGGTTATCTCGGCGGCGACTTCAAAGGCCTGCTCGACAACGCCGATTACATCCGCGACATGGGCTTCGGCGCGGTCTGGCTGACGCCGATCGTGGACAACCCGGATGAAGCCTTCACCGGCGGCGACGCGGTGACCTGGGGCGGCGCGTTCCAGGACCGCGGCAAGACCGGCTATCACGGTTACTGGGGCGTGGATTTCTATCGCCTCGATGAGCACCTGCCCAGCCGCGACCTGGATTTCGCCGGCTTGACCGCGGGTTTGAAGCGGCACGGCTTGAAGACCGTGCTCGACATCGTCGCCAATCACGGCTCGCCCTCGTTCACCATGCCCAGGGATCAGCCCAAGTACGGCGAGATCTATCGCGATGGCGTGCTGGTCGCCGATCACCAGAATCTGCCGCCGGAAAAGCTCGACCCAGCGCACAACCCCTTGCACCGGTTCTTCCATAACGAAAAGGATCTGGTGCAGCTGTCGAATATCGACGACACCCATCCGGCGGTGCTGGATTACTTCGTCGGCGCGTATTCGCAGTGGATCGACCAAGGCGCCGACGCTTTTCGGATCGACACCATCCGGCATATGCCGCCGGCGTTCTGGAAGCAGTTCGCCGATCGCATCCGCGCCAAGCGTCCCGGGTTCTTCATGTTCGGCGAAGCCTTCGACTACAAGGCGGAGAACATCGCGCCGTTCACCTGGGCCAGCAACGGCGGTGTGAGCGTGCTCGACTTCCCGTTGAAGCAGCGCATGGCCGAGGTGTTCGGCCGCGGCCGCGGCGACTTCGCGCTGCTGTCCGACCGTCTTTATCTGACCGACGGGCCGTACGCGAATCCGTACGAGCTGATGACGTTCTACGACAATCACGACATGCCGCGCCTGGATGCCAGCGACGCGGGTTTCATCGATGCCAACAACTGGCTGTTCACCGCGCGCGGCATTCCGGTGATCTATTACGGCTCGGAGGTCGGTTTCGAGCGCGGCAAGGCCGAGCATGCGGGCAATCGCAATTACTTCGGCCAGCAGCGCATCGAGGCGGCGCGCGAGCATCCGATTCGCGCCGCGCTCAAGCGCATCGCGAAGGTTCGCGAAACCACGCCAGCCTTGCAGCGCGGCTTGCATTTGAACGTGGTGATGCAGGGCGATCGCGCGGCGTTCTATCGGGTCTACGAGCATGGCGGGCAGTCCCAGATAGCTCTGGTGCTGCTCAACAAGGGCGATGCGGCGGCGGACTTCGAGGTGCGCGAGTATCTGCAGGCCGGGCGCTGGCGCGCGGCCTTGGGTGGGAGCGAAGTTGAAGTCGGCGAGGGCGCTGGCGGCGTGCTGAAGGCGACCGTTGCGGCGCATGGGGTGGAGGTGTTCGTGCTGGATGCGCCGGTGGTGCGGGGCGATCTGGTTACGGCGTTGGATAGGGCGATGGCTCGCGCGCGTAGGCGGTGA